One Alligator mississippiensis isolate rAllMis1 chromosome 12, rAllMis1, whole genome shotgun sequence DNA window includes the following coding sequences:
- the CNBP gene encoding CCHC-type zinc finger nucleic acid binding protein isoform X2 — protein sequence MSSNECFKCGRTGHWARECPTGIGRGRGMRSRGRGFQFMSSSLPDICYRCGESGHLAKDCDLQEDACYNCGRGGHIAKDCKEPKREREQCCYNCGKPGHLARDCDHADEQKCYSCGEFGHIQKDCTKVKCYRCGETGHVAINCSKTSEVNCYRCGESGHLARECTIEATA from the exons ATGAGCAGCAACGAGTGCTTCAAATGCGGACGTACTGGCCACTGGGCTCGGGAATGCCCTACTGGTATTGGACGTGGTCGTGGGATGCGAAGCCGTGGCAGAG GCTTCCAGTTCATGTCTTCATCTCTCCCAGACATCTGCTATCGCTGTGGTGAGTCTGGCCATCTTGCCAAGGACTGTGATCTTCAGGAGGATG CCTGCTATAACTGCGGCAGAGGTGGCCATATTGCTAAGGACTGCAAGGAGccgaagagagagagagagcagtgctGCTATAACTGTGGCAAACCAGGTCATCTGGCTCGTGACTGTGACCATGCAGATGAGCAGAAGTGCTACTCTTGTGGGGAGTTTGGACACATTCAAAAAGACTGCACCAAAGTGAAATGCTATAG GTGTGGTGAAACTGGCCATGTGGCCATCAACTGCAGCAAGACAAGTGAAGTCAACTGCTATCGCTGCGGAGAGTCAGGGCACCTTGCACGGGAATGCACAATTGAAGCTACAGCCTAA
- the CNBP gene encoding CCHC-type zinc finger nucleic acid binding protein isoform X1 — MSSNECFKCGRTGHWARECPTGIGRGRGMRSRGRGFQFMSSSLPDICYRCGESGHLAKDCDLQEDEACYNCGRGGHIAKDCKEPKREREQCCYNCGKPGHLARDCDHADEQKCYSCGEFGHIQKDCTKVKCYRCGETGHVAINCSKTSEVNCYRCGESGHLARECTIEATA; from the exons ATGAGCAGCAACGAGTGCTTCAAATGCGGACGTACTGGCCACTGGGCTCGGGAATGCCCTACTGGTATTGGACGTGGTCGTGGGATGCGAAGCCGTGGCAGAG GCTTCCAGTTCATGTCTTCATCTCTCCCAGACATCTGCTATCGCTGTGGTGAGTCTGGCCATCTTGCCAAGGACTGTGATCTTCAGGAGGATG AAGCCTGCTATAACTGCGGCAGAGGTGGCCATATTGCTAAGGACTGCAAGGAGccgaagagagagagagagcagtgctGCTATAACTGTGGCAAACCAGGTCATCTGGCTCGTGACTGTGACCATGCAGATGAGCAGAAGTGCTACTCTTGTGGGGAGTTTGGACACATTCAAAAAGACTGCACCAAAGTGAAATGCTATAG GTGTGGTGAAACTGGCCATGTGGCCATCAACTGCAGCAAGACAAGTGAAGTCAACTGCTATCGCTGCGGAGAGTCAGGGCACCTTGCACGGGAATGCACAATTGAAGCTACAGCCTAA